From the Argopecten irradians isolate NY chromosome 13, Ai_NY, whole genome shotgun sequence genome, one window contains:
- the LOC138306712 gene encoding uncharacterized protein isoform X2, whose protein sequence is MDTLEPDHCDVFRDFLEDEDVQDTTYPEYKYLPQPLVVSTFQHTTVGTVFAIQTGNYGTAIINGFRHKELNLVDKAGKVRKKEHIGFTTLGFTCLTTGGKLLTNVHDKCIMSLTDSGEAEIAFSTAPLIPIQICETEGCLLVTLTDNSEYAINDGNTRVLTKYTTTGLRMITVERDNQGQRLFCRPGRLKYNKQNGQIIVGNRTGETSAHLVVFDSDLRLLFRYLGNGRTLLSDDDFTENFINTDFFAVDADFDILNNIVVVDNLSKSVELLDCYGQLMKIVIQDSVAPRSICVNFDLTLWIGFTNGHVKVFKYMDEGDMVDTWEAQYI, encoded by the exons TATTTGCCACAACCTTTAGTCGTATCGACCTTCCAACACACCACGGTTGGGACGGTGTTTGCGATACAAACGGGGAATTACGGAACCGCCATCATCAATGGATTCCGTCACAAGGAACTGAACCTTGTGGACAAGGCGGGGAAGGTCAGGAAGAAGGAACATATAGGATTCACGACGCTTGGCTTCACATGTCTAACAACAGGAGGGAAACTACTGACAAACGTACACGACAAGTGTATCATGAGTTTGACAGATTCCGGGGAGGCAGAAATAGCATTCAGCACAGCGCCACTGATCCCAATACAGATATGTGAAACGGAAG GCTGTTTACTGGTGACGCTGACGGATAATTCGGAATACGCAATAAACGACGGAAACACCCGAGTCTTAACGAAATACACGACCACTGGACTGCGCATGATCACAGTGGAAAGGGACAATCAAGGTCAACGACTGTTTTGTAGGCCTGGGAGattgaaatataacaaacaaaacggACAAATTATAGTTGGCAATAGAACAGGGGAAACCTCAGCTCATCTTGTTGTATTTGATTCCGATTTGCGTCTACTTTTTCGTTACCTTGGAAACGGAAGGACGCTTTTATCGGATGACGATTTCACCGAAAACTTTATAAACACAGACTTTTTCGCTGTCGATgcagattttgatattttaaataacattgttgTCGTTGACAACCTCTCTAAGTCTGTCGAACTACTTGACTGCTATGGACAGTTAATGAAAATAGTAATACAAGATTCTGTCGCACCCAGATCAATCTGTGTAAACTTCGATCTGACGCTTTGGATTGGATTCACAAACGGACATGTCAAAGTCTTCAAATAT ATGGACGAAGGTGATATGGTGGACACATGGGAAGCTCAGTATATTTGA
- the LOC138306712 gene encoding uncharacterized protein isoform X1, which translates to MDTLEPDHCDVFRDFLEDEDVQDTTYPEYKYLPQPLVVSTFQHTTVGTVFAIQTGNYGTAIINGFRHKELNLVDKAGKVRKKEHIGFTTLGFTCLTTGGKLLTNVHDKCIMSLTDSGEAEIAFSTAPLIPIQICETEEGCLLVTLTDNSEYAINDGNTRVLTKYTTTGLRMITVERDNQGQRLFCRPGRLKYNKQNGQIIVGNRTGETSAHLVVFDSDLRLLFRYLGNGRTLLSDDDFTENFINTDFFAVDADFDILNNIVVVDNLSKSVELLDCYGQLMKIVIQDSVAPRSICVNFDLTLWIGFTNGHVKVFKYMDEGDMVDTWEAQYI; encoded by the exons TATTTGCCACAACCTTTAGTCGTATCGACCTTCCAACACACCACGGTTGGGACGGTGTTTGCGATACAAACGGGGAATTACGGAACCGCCATCATCAATGGATTCCGTCACAAGGAACTGAACCTTGTGGACAAGGCGGGGAAGGTCAGGAAGAAGGAACATATAGGATTCACGACGCTTGGCTTCACATGTCTAACAACAGGAGGGAAACTACTGACAAACGTACACGACAAGTGTATCATGAGTTTGACAGATTCCGGGGAGGCAGAAATAGCATTCAGCACAGCGCCACTGATCCCAATACAGATATGTGAAACGGAAG aaGGCTGTTTACTGGTGACGCTGACGGATAATTCGGAATACGCAATAAACGACGGAAACACCCGAGTCTTAACGAAATACACGACCACTGGACTGCGCATGATCACAGTGGAAAGGGACAATCAAGGTCAACGACTGTTTTGTAGGCCTGGGAGattgaaatataacaaacaaaacggACAAATTATAGTTGGCAATAGAACAGGGGAAACCTCAGCTCATCTTGTTGTATTTGATTCCGATTTGCGTCTACTTTTTCGTTACCTTGGAAACGGAAGGACGCTTTTATCGGATGACGATTTCACCGAAAACTTTATAAACACAGACTTTTTCGCTGTCGATgcagattttgatattttaaataacattgttgTCGTTGACAACCTCTCTAAGTCTGTCGAACTACTTGACTGCTATGGACAGTTAATGAAAATAGTAATACAAGATTCTGTCGCACCCAGATCAATCTGTGTAAACTTCGATCTGACGCTTTGGATTGGATTCACAAACGGACATGTCAAAGTCTTCAAATAT ATGGACGAAGGTGATATGGTGGACACATGGGAAGCTCAGTATATTTGA
- the LOC138306697 gene encoding uncharacterized protein isoform X2: MFRFLLLVTLATYTQGKSVVSNAVDDGLKLNFKSALSSNLNGCPTLSSQCPSACLDVDVQGCLICSCPDQTGSSATLSSGGNATSTASQSGAGSGVSGNNNGCPPFPKACASDCTDIDQLGCIVCRCTASASQTGSGTQTAGTGSSSSGNINGCQPFPKSCQTECTKINDMGCIVCDCSAQTNTLSSGTGTGSGINNSSSGNNNGCPAFPKSCKSECMQIDDYGCIVCVCPANVASNSMSSSQTGSSPGGSFALGVACPPFDKNCDTACVEVDSVGCIVCSCSDSTTNVTSGHAQTAGGGSGCPALDTGCDPDCVTVDSVGCIRCSCQTSGPSSGNGCPTIPKDCPMSCLTIDAGTGCVLCSCTAASKASTTEAPVICKEIYIDSCDKECLGLDSNGCVTCSCSATTATPINTSGSTFAHVTTTVPTETTITMVTELSTQKATSQPTVTSTADPNPAVTATPYISGHGNSGGCPAFSLDNCDAACVEIDRLGCLSCKCTTASPEITTQSPSGGGQTIPGICAPFDADTCDPACVTVHDTGCFSCECTSGNGTVHVSTTPSSGGGNVHPGGCPSFDPMTCPIDCAQMDDRGCISCSCTSDIPIGSTTPATSVTPSSGGNVHPGGCPSFDPMTCPTDCVQMDDRGCISCSCTSDVSSRSTTVSPGGGNVHPGGCPSFDPMTCRADCVHMDDRGCLSCTCPSGTPTAKPTTQTSTQVPTVLTNEPSTSTYAPGTTKSSTQPHTETTVVTQAPVGTQAPGVTQAPVVTLVPVITQPPILTQSSTDSTVLCPPVRCSAPCNLGILMDTNGCPKCRCGA, from the exons ATGTTTCGATTCCTGTTGTTGGTGACTTTGGCGACTTATACGCAAG GTAAATCCGTGGTGTCTAACGCTGTAGATGATGGACTAAAACTGAACTTTAAATCCGCACTGTCCTCCAACCTGAACGGTTGTCCTACACTGTCCTCACAATGTCCTTCGGCCTGTTTGGATGTGGATGTCCAGGGTTGTCTTATATGTTCCTGTCCAGACcaaacag GTTCGAGCGCAACATTGTCGTCTGGAGGTAACGCGACAAGCACGGCGTCGCAGTCAGGAGCTGGGAGCGGAGTATCTGGGAATAATAATGGATGTCCACCCTTCCCAAAGGCGTGTGCCTCAGACTGTACAGATATAGACCAATTGGGCTGTATAGTGTGTCGATGTACTG CATCAGCAAGTCAGACTGGTTCAGGAACTCAAACAGCAGGGACGGGAAGCAGTAGTTCTGGAAACATCAATGGATGCCAACCATTTCCTAAATCTTGTCAAACTGAATGTACAAAAATTAACGACATGGGATGCATCGTATGTGACTGTTCAG CCCAGACAAACACCCTTTCATCAGGAACCGGAACCGGAAGTGGAATCAATAATAGTTCCTCTGGCAACAATAATGGGTGTCCTGCATTTCCAAAGTCGTGTAAAAGCGAGTGCATGCAAATCGACGACTACGGATGTATTGTATGTGTTTGTCCAG CAAATGTAGCGTCAAATTCCATGAGTTCTAGTCAAACCGGAAGCAGTCCAGGAGGAAGTTTCGCGTTAGGTGTAGCTTGTCCACCTTTTGATAAAAACTGTGACACAGCTTGTGTTGAGGTGGATAGTGTGGGGTGTATCGTCTGCTCATGTTCAG ACAGCACTACAAATGTGACTTCCGGACATGCGCAGACAGCTGGCGGAGGAAGTGGATGCCCAGCGTTAGATACCGGATGTGACCCGGATTGTGTAACTGTAGACAGTGTAGGGTGTATCCGGTGTTCCTGTCAAACATCAG gACCCTCATCTGGCAATGGATGCCCTACCATCCCGAAGGATTGTCCAATGTCCTGTTTGACCATAGACGCTGGGACGGGATGTGTACTATGTTCATGTACTGCAGCCTCCAAAG CCTCAACTACTGAAGCACCTGTCATCTGCAAAGAGATTTACATTGATTCTTGCGACAAGGAATGTCTTGGACTCGATTCAAACGGATGTGTCACGTGCTCGTGTTCAG CAACAACAGCGACCCCTATTAACACTTCCGGTTCTACATTTGCACACGTCACTACTACGGTACCGACGGAGACAACAATCACCATGGTAACCGAATTAAGTACACAAAAAGCAACATCACAACCAACCGTTACCTCCACAGCAGATCCTAATCCAGCAGTAACAGCAACGCCGTATATTTCCGGTCATGGAAACAGCGGAGGTTGTCCAGCGTTTAGTTTAGACAATTGTGATGCTGCATGTGTGGAAATCGATAGGTTGGGTTGTCTCTCTTGCAAGTGTACTACAG CCTCGCCGGAAATTACGACACAGTCGCCCTCTGGTGGAGGACAAACTATCCCAGGGATCTGTGCACCGTTTGACGCAGACACGTGTGATCCTGCATGTGTGACCGTCCACGACACGGGCTGTTTTTCATGTGAATGTACTTCCG GTAACGGAACCGTCCACGTATCAACAACGCCATCTAGTGGCGGTGGCAATGTACATCCAGGTGGCTGTCCATCATTTGACCCTATGACCTGCCCAATCGACTGTGCACAAATGGACGATCGTGGCTGCATATCTTGTAGCTGTACATCAg ATATTCCAATCGGATCCACCACTCCAGCAACGTCAGTTACTCCCTCTAGTGGTGGAAATGTACATCCGGGCGGTTGTCCATCATTTGACCCCATGACCTGTCCTACCGATTGCGTGCAGATGGACGATCGTGGCTGCATATCGTGTAGCTGTACATCAG ATGTTTCCTCTCGGTCAACAACAGTGTCACCTGGTGGCGGAAACGTACATCCGGGCGGTTGTCCATCGTTTGACCCCATGACCTGTCGTGCTGACTGTGTACATATGGATGATCGTGGATGTCTGTCATGTACATGTCCATCAG GTACACCGACGGCCAAACCAACAACACAAACTTCCACACAAGTACCTACAGTATTGACCAACGAACCAAGTACATCAACATATGCACCCGGAACTACAAAATCCTCGACACAACCTCATACTGAGACTACAGTCGTGACTCAGGCGCCAGTTGGCACTCAGGCGCCCGGTGTTACTCAGGCGCCAGTTGTTACGCTGGTGCCCGTCATTACTCAGCCGCCAATTTTGACCCAGTCATCTACCGATTCTACAGTTCTTTGTCCGCCCGTCCGTTGCTCGGCGCCATGTAACCTTGGCATTCTGATGGATACAAATGGCTGCCCTAAATGTAGATGCGGGGCGTAA
- the LOC138306697 gene encoding uncharacterized protein isoform X1, which produces MFRFLLLVTLATYTQGKSVVSNAVDDGLKLNFKSALSSNLNGCPTLSSQCPSACLDVDVQGCLICSCPDQTGSSATLSSGGNATSTASQSGAGSGVSGNNNGCPPFPKACASDCTDIDQLGCIVCRCTASASQTGSGTQTAGTGSSSSGNINGCQPFPKSCQTECTKINDMGCIVCDCSEAQTNTLSSGTGTGSGINNSSSGNNNGCPAFPKSCKSECMQIDDYGCIVCVCPANVASNSMSSSQTGSSPGGSFALGVACPPFDKNCDTACVEVDSVGCIVCSCSDSTTNVTSGHAQTAGGGSGCPALDTGCDPDCVTVDSVGCIRCSCQTSGPSSGNGCPTIPKDCPMSCLTIDAGTGCVLCSCTAASKASTTEAPVICKEIYIDSCDKECLGLDSNGCVTCSCSATTATPINTSGSTFAHVTTTVPTETTITMVTELSTQKATSQPTVTSTADPNPAVTATPYISGHGNSGGCPAFSLDNCDAACVEIDRLGCLSCKCTTASPEITTQSPSGGGQTIPGICAPFDADTCDPACVTVHDTGCFSCECTSGNGTVHVSTTPSSGGGNVHPGGCPSFDPMTCPIDCAQMDDRGCISCSCTSDIPIGSTTPATSVTPSSGGNVHPGGCPSFDPMTCPTDCVQMDDRGCISCSCTSDVSSRSTTVSPGGGNVHPGGCPSFDPMTCRADCVHMDDRGCLSCTCPSGTPTAKPTTQTSTQVPTVLTNEPSTSTYAPGTTKSSTQPHTETTVVTQAPVGTQAPGVTQAPVVTLVPVITQPPILTQSSTDSTVLCPPVRCSAPCNLGILMDTNGCPKCRCGA; this is translated from the exons ATGTTTCGATTCCTGTTGTTGGTGACTTTGGCGACTTATACGCAAG GTAAATCCGTGGTGTCTAACGCTGTAGATGATGGACTAAAACTGAACTTTAAATCCGCACTGTCCTCCAACCTGAACGGTTGTCCTACACTGTCCTCACAATGTCCTTCGGCCTGTTTGGATGTGGATGTCCAGGGTTGTCTTATATGTTCCTGTCCAGACcaaacag GTTCGAGCGCAACATTGTCGTCTGGAGGTAACGCGACAAGCACGGCGTCGCAGTCAGGAGCTGGGAGCGGAGTATCTGGGAATAATAATGGATGTCCACCCTTCCCAAAGGCGTGTGCCTCAGACTGTACAGATATAGACCAATTGGGCTGTATAGTGTGTCGATGTACTG CATCAGCAAGTCAGACTGGTTCAGGAACTCAAACAGCAGGGACGGGAAGCAGTAGTTCTGGAAACATCAATGGATGCCAACCATTTCCTAAATCTTGTCAAACTGAATGTACAAAAATTAACGACATGGGATGCATCGTATGTGACTGTTCAG AAGCCCAGACAAACACCCTTTCATCAGGAACCGGAACCGGAAGTGGAATCAATAATAGTTCCTCTGGCAACAATAATGGGTGTCCTGCATTTCCAAAGTCGTGTAAAAGCGAGTGCATGCAAATCGACGACTACGGATGTATTGTATGTGTTTGTCCAG CAAATGTAGCGTCAAATTCCATGAGTTCTAGTCAAACCGGAAGCAGTCCAGGAGGAAGTTTCGCGTTAGGTGTAGCTTGTCCACCTTTTGATAAAAACTGTGACACAGCTTGTGTTGAGGTGGATAGTGTGGGGTGTATCGTCTGCTCATGTTCAG ACAGCACTACAAATGTGACTTCCGGACATGCGCAGACAGCTGGCGGAGGAAGTGGATGCCCAGCGTTAGATACCGGATGTGACCCGGATTGTGTAACTGTAGACAGTGTAGGGTGTATCCGGTGTTCCTGTCAAACATCAG gACCCTCATCTGGCAATGGATGCCCTACCATCCCGAAGGATTGTCCAATGTCCTGTTTGACCATAGACGCTGGGACGGGATGTGTACTATGTTCATGTACTGCAGCCTCCAAAG CCTCAACTACTGAAGCACCTGTCATCTGCAAAGAGATTTACATTGATTCTTGCGACAAGGAATGTCTTGGACTCGATTCAAACGGATGTGTCACGTGCTCGTGTTCAG CAACAACAGCGACCCCTATTAACACTTCCGGTTCTACATTTGCACACGTCACTACTACGGTACCGACGGAGACAACAATCACCATGGTAACCGAATTAAGTACACAAAAAGCAACATCACAACCAACCGTTACCTCCACAGCAGATCCTAATCCAGCAGTAACAGCAACGCCGTATATTTCCGGTCATGGAAACAGCGGAGGTTGTCCAGCGTTTAGTTTAGACAATTGTGATGCTGCATGTGTGGAAATCGATAGGTTGGGTTGTCTCTCTTGCAAGTGTACTACAG CCTCGCCGGAAATTACGACACAGTCGCCCTCTGGTGGAGGACAAACTATCCCAGGGATCTGTGCACCGTTTGACGCAGACACGTGTGATCCTGCATGTGTGACCGTCCACGACACGGGCTGTTTTTCATGTGAATGTACTTCCG GTAACGGAACCGTCCACGTATCAACAACGCCATCTAGTGGCGGTGGCAATGTACATCCAGGTGGCTGTCCATCATTTGACCCTATGACCTGCCCAATCGACTGTGCACAAATGGACGATCGTGGCTGCATATCTTGTAGCTGTACATCAg ATATTCCAATCGGATCCACCACTCCAGCAACGTCAGTTACTCCCTCTAGTGGTGGAAATGTACATCCGGGCGGTTGTCCATCATTTGACCCCATGACCTGTCCTACCGATTGCGTGCAGATGGACGATCGTGGCTGCATATCGTGTAGCTGTACATCAG ATGTTTCCTCTCGGTCAACAACAGTGTCACCTGGTGGCGGAAACGTACATCCGGGCGGTTGTCCATCGTTTGACCCCATGACCTGTCGTGCTGACTGTGTACATATGGATGATCGTGGATGTCTGTCATGTACATGTCCATCAG GTACACCGACGGCCAAACCAACAACACAAACTTCCACACAAGTACCTACAGTATTGACCAACGAACCAAGTACATCAACATATGCACCCGGAACTACAAAATCCTCGACACAACCTCATACTGAGACTACAGTCGTGACTCAGGCGCCAGTTGGCACTCAGGCGCCCGGTGTTACTCAGGCGCCAGTTGTTACGCTGGTGCCCGTCATTACTCAGCCGCCAATTTTGACCCAGTCATCTACCGATTCTACAGTTCTTTGTCCGCCCGTCCGTTGCTCGGCGCCATGTAACCTTGGCATTCTGATGGATACAAATGGCTGCCCTAAATGTAGATGCGGGGCGTAA